The sequence TCCCATATGACAAAAGTTCCAACCAAAATTAAGTTATCTGTCTCGTTTCTGTCAATGTCAAGTTTACAATAGCAAAGAGTGGTTAAGCAAATTGAGTTTTCTTTACTGTTAAAATTTAATACACTTTTTGTATTATGATCATCAAAACAATTCTATGCACCATCATTTTTGTGTCATCTCAAGTCAGAAATGGGGAAGGCCAGATAGAGCTAGTGTCAGTCTAATGAAAGTTTTAAGTATTATTTTCCCTAAATTCGCGAAAGAATCAAGTATCAGCAAGATATCTAATCAATCATTTTTAGTATATGAAATAGGACTTCAAGACCAGTAAATTAGACACTCCAAAATTCATTATTCTAAAATTGCTTTTTTGTTAGCCAAAGAGTTTATTTTCCACGACTAtactttcttcctctctctttaaCTTTGGTACGTAGCTACAAAACTATTTCACCATTTAGCAACCtggaaaaatctaaaatttgcACCAGCCCTTAAAGCTCAACAGCAGTACATAATTCCAATAATCACGAGACTGACACCTTGAAACAAGGAAGCCTACTCAGCaaagtttgaataaaataaagaattattgAGCACATAGCTCAGTCATCAGTCTGctggcgtttttttttttttttttttttggaaaggtcAAAATATATGCATAAAAGTTTCTGAGTCTGTCACATAGGATGCAATTACCACTCCCACCCCTGTCCACCCCTCCCCTCCCCGCCACACCCAccccctcccttttttttttaggtaacaaaatttattgaaaataaagatGAGAAAACAGTACAATTGTTAGGCACATCCATAGTACACGGGAAGCATAAAATAATCTGAGCCAACAACCATAAAGCTAGGTTCTAAAGTCAAATCTTTGGCCTGACCCCACTCATATAGGGACCCTACTTCTGAAGccttaaaaactaaaaaattggtCTAAAAGGCAATGCACCTAACATAACCTTGATATGATATCTGGCAGTTCCCCATCAAAGACAACCACATAGGTTACTTGTGAAAAAAGCATGCATCTCAAGAAGGTTTGACAACAATCAGAACACTTAAAACAATTACGAGCTTATTTTCCCTTCCATTACCTGTTAAGTGCTACTAGAAGACATAGAAATCAGTCAAATTACTTCATACAGTACATACtatcttatatattttcttgcaaagttGCAAGGATGCATGTCATATATATACTAatcaggaaaaaataaaaaagattgcatgtcatatatttatatagagaAGAAGGTTTTTCTTGTAGTTAACTATCTATGAACAGATTTTTGTTTCTGAATGTCCAACTTCTTGCATTCATGTCAAGGTGGTACAATCTGGTTTAAGTCCATTTGTCAATTCATGACAGAATCTCTCTGAGGCagataaaattttaagtatGCATTTTTAGTAcgttaaatttgaaaaatagttCTCccttttcttcaaattaaatgtAGGAAAACTATAATACATAGTACTAAAATAGTACCATGATAttgcaataaaaataatatggcACGTGAAGAATGACACACCTGGGGAATATTATAGCCATCTTCATAAGTATTTTGTCCAACAGGATTCCCAGAAGCCTCATTGTCATTTTTACCAGGTGTGCCACCATATGGACCACCtacatttatattataattgatACATATGAGCAATCCAATACATGACACTTAAGAAAACCAGAACCTTTAGATGAAAATAGTAGAAATACCAGTTCTTCTATCAGTGTTAGCACTATTTGATAACTCTGCTCGAAGCTTCTCCAGTTCCTTGGACATGGTAATGTAGTTTTGCTCCATCAGCTGAAGCGACTCAAGGTGGTCATTGTACAATTTTTTCTCATAGTCATAAGTTGCCCTGCATGAGtagaaaattatgatttttctttttcatctacAACCGAACATCAAAAGAGAAGACATATACATCATGGTGGACAACAACTCCAAGTCTCCAACAGAGGAAGTTCAGCTCTTGAAATCTTATAGAGCAACGTGGGTACAAGAATTATAATGTCCAATCACATActttctatattaaaaaaagagaaaagggttCAAGAAATAATAACTTGCTATAGCACTTCTGCAGGGAACTTCCTACACCACCAATTAgcatattatttaaattaatttaattatcagTTTGACAACTTCAAATAATAGACACACGTATAACCTGATTTCAAAACTGCTTAAAAAGGGAAACTTTTCAAAACCTGAAAATTTGAACTGAGATGCCCATACACTAAAATTATTCATCTTCCTATTGTTTGGCGTAGTGGTAAAAGTCTTGGGTAGTCAAGCACAACTCCAGAGGTTCAGTTCTTCAAAGTGACTACTTTAGGCAGAAACAATAAAGGGTAGGACCATATCCAGATCTCCCCTTCCAGTTACCCAATTTAGTAGGAACAAAGTTGACAAAATTGGATAATAGCCTTCAGCCCATCAATTGAAGATGATCTTGAAGTTTCTATGAGACAGCCATAAAGAAGAGCATTACATACCTACAGTGCTGATATTCCCGTCTGAGGCTCTCAAGTTCTGAAACAAGAGCAGGAATCTGCTGAATATCTGAGTGAGCCCTCTGAAGATCTAGAGACAATTGCTGATGTCTAGCAAGAAGTTCCTGCCTTGCTACAACCAAGCCCTGGGACTCTGCTCGTGCCTGCTGTAACTCTAACTTAACAGGCTCCGCTGATTGCAGTTCAGCTTCCATCTTGGCAATCTTGTCCATATGGCTCCTCATCTGTTGTTCTCTCTCATCCTTTACAGCTCCTATTTGAGCGTGCATTATCTGCAGCTCATGCTGTGCAGCAGCAAGTTCTTGTCTCAAGGCCACATGGGTGGCAGCAAGCCTTTGGTTCTCTATGATAAGTCTCTGCATCTCCATGTGTTGTGCTGCTAACTTCTGTTCCATAACTTCGGGGGGAGGTATCATATCAAAAGGTGGAAAGCCACCTGGTGGAGGATGTATTCCATGACCATATGGCTCTGGATGTGCCATTGCAGGGCCTGGAAGAGGACGCCTTAGATGAGGAGGTGGTATTCGACCTTTGCTTCCCATTTTGAGTAGTTAATTTTAATCTGCACTAAGAAGTATAATTAATAAGACTACAGTATAACAGAGTTATCATAATGTAACATGGAAAACTATTTACTTGAAAGATGATTTTATGCCAAGTGAAGTCAGTAGAAACAGAATAGCATTGCAAATTTGAtagtttatttcaaaatcaagaCATTTAAATACCAAGAAAGGCATTACTCAAGTAAGCAGTAAGTATAAATAATTTCAATGCAATAACTACAAAGTATAAAATCTGAAGAAACTAAAATATGGGAGTCTGGATGTCTAGATGAAATAAGATGGTGGGTAAAATCTAATCAAGGGAAACGTTATATCAACTGCAGTGGAGTCAAGATTGGAGCTCAATGAGGCAAACtgagaaagatgaaagaaaatttgTTTATCTGCAAACATGTCCAGACTATATGGGAACAAAAACACGTATTCAACCCAAATCATCAAAATAACTTGTCTTTTGATAATACTACTTCTAAGCACCTTTTGTTTTTGGCCAatagccttgtagctcaactagttGACACCTATGGTATGTCCAGGACATCCAGGGTTCAAACCCCCCTCCCCCGTTGTGACTATCGAATTATCATAAAAGCAacttttttataagtaaattattttatcaaaatctgAAAAAAGGTGTGATCCCAGTTCACTAGCTGTAGATAACAGGAAAAACAAAAGacaggaaaaataaataaatctgaaaaagaaaacaactatGAAAAACTCAAGGAGGCCAAAAAAATCTAGGAACCCTCAATAAAAAATGATGTAGGCGGCAACTTCCACTCATACAAGGACTTCAGGAATATATATTTCAGCTTGGTCACGCTAAGTTCTTCACCCTCAAAGAACCTGGCATTAACTTCTTTCCAAATGCACCACAAGACAGAATGGAACTACTCGTCCTTattatgtaaaatttaaagCTGAAGTGTAACATATTGTAATGTGCTGTTCAAGAGGTAcatgagtattttttttatttttttttatttttttattttttatgttttgagtcctttttctatttggttcaAAAGTTCTTGATTGCTTTTCACTATTATTAGGAGTGCTGGTATTTCTAGGAAATGGTTATTAGGAGTCCTAGTCTTTTTCTAGGTATTGGCAATAGCCTATAAAAATGTCTTTATGtgttcaacaaaataaaaaagtgagattttaaTAAAACTCCAACGGCTTATTTTAAGCTTTGAGGGTGTGATTGCCTTCTCCTACCTAAGAGTAACTGGTAAGATAACCTGGGTGTGATTGCCTTCTCCCACCTTAGAGTAGTTTCTTAGGATAACCTAGGTGCGATTGCCTAGAgttttatctttcatttttttataatcaataaattttattgaaatcaaAAGAGTCACCCAAGTATATAGGATGTATACAAATGGGGACAAACAGTCGTTCACGCAAATTACAATGGTCTATCAAATCACAAATTTAATACAAAGAATAACAATCCACAAGAgacatcaaatttattttaagatcaGGCAAAGTTTTTTCATAATCCTCAAATAGCTAGTGAATGCAAAAACAGCTATCAAACAAATTAAAGATCCAATAAACCCTTAAACATCAAACCTAACTCAAGAACCCTTCAAAATCCGCATCAAGAAACCTAATCTAGTGCTGAATTCCTAAAAATCCTACATCtaaaattggtatcaaagcccaTTCAAGCTTCTGTCTTGCATCATTAAGTACAACTTGCCAAACTTCTTTCTAAAATTCGGATAGGCATTTTGAAATTTCTCCTGTATTCAATGCACATTTCCAAGAGTTCCCAATGTTCCAATCTCGCTCAATCTTACTTTCCTCGACTAAAACCCCAAATTTACGCGTGTATTGCTACATGCTTTAATAAATTCACTTATACCCAGTTGGTAACACATTATCAAACCGCACTTATTTTTGAAAGTAaagctttttaaaacctcattcTTTTCTAGGTAAATCTTTTTCAAACAAccccattttaaaaaaaaaaaaaaaatctgaaaaataagttattagatttttactttattttttcttgtttttcataTGAAGGGTTGGTCGAGTAATTAGATAAAGGACAGAACTTTTGACAAACAACATGTGGGCAATCGAAACATCAAACAACAAAAGATAAGATTGTTAAACTCTGTATGTTATGGCATtgataagaataagaaaaaaaaataaaaacataatataaatcTACAGTAATTGATAgttgataatgatgatgagaataaataaaaattgaaatgaaaagtATTAGGGTATGTTTCAGAGAAGATGACGACATCGTTTTTCAGCTTACCTGAGCAACCGGAAATCGATTGGACGATGATGaattaggagagagagagagagagagagctttgggGTTTGGAGATTGTTTGgagcttttgtttgtttgtttgtttctttctttcttaacGCAGCGAAAGAGCAAGAGGAGCAATTGGCTCCTTGATTCTAGAAACAGTGAAAATTGGTACTATGTGGCCTGGGTGAGATCACAAACGGCGTCGTGTTCAACACAATTACTTT is a genomic window of Quercus lobata isolate SW786 chromosome 2, ValleyOak3.0 Primary Assembly, whole genome shotgun sequence containing:
- the LOC115975854 gene encoding protein FLX-like 2; translated protein: MGSKGRIPPPHLRRPLPGPAMAHPEPYGHGIHPPPGGFPPFDMIPPPEVMEQKLAAQHMEMQRLIIENQRLAATHVALRQELAAAQHELQIMHAQIGAVKDEREQQMRSHMDKIAKMEAELQSAEPVKLELQQARAESQGLVVARQELLARHQQLSLDLQRAHSDIQQIPALVSELESLRREYQHCRATYDYEKKLYNDHLESLQLMEQNYITMSKELEKLRAELSNSANTDRRTGGPYGGTPGKNDNEASGNPVGQNTYEDGYNIPQGRGPPASVGVVATAATAAAGTPAYVGAQSGHAPARPGYDVPRGAGYDPSGGPIYDAQRGPSYDTQRGLGYDMQRVPNYNAQRGANYDAQRGAIYDAQRGAIYDASRGASYDAQSRGAAGPHGHVAPPNNVPYGSATPPARGTSAYDAPPRGGNPVRR